From a region of the Candidatus Zixiibacteriota bacterium genome:
- a CDS encoding DUF3078 domain-containing protein, protein MRFRTVCTALLVMVFAAAASAADSTATGWQKSLQIDFTTTQTSYSDSWVGGEAGSVNWVSNLNGTAEKSLSDWLDYKSKLKLSFGQTLTQDAETKDWSKPVKSTDLIDWENVFRFTLHKFVDPYAAVRLESQFADASNPDKKIYLNPLKLTESIGASRDIYKKEKDFVTTRLGLAARQIFMRSADTSTANLDIVDTTYFDNGMESVTDAEFVLNENLKYTGKLTLYKAFYFSKEDEVGNDYWKAVDVNWENIVSASLTKIITVNLYTQLLYDKEISKKGRFKETLAIGFVFKML, encoded by the coding sequence GTAATGGTTTTCGCGGCAGCCGCATCGGCCGCTGATTCCACCGCAACCGGGTGGCAGAAATCACTTCAGATCGACTTCACAACCACCCAGACATCGTATTCGGATTCGTGGGTCGGAGGAGAGGCCGGTTCGGTCAACTGGGTGAGCAACCTCAACGGTACGGCCGAGAAGTCGCTCTCGGACTGGCTTGATTACAAGTCCAAGCTCAAGCTGTCGTTCGGTCAGACATTGACCCAGGACGCCGAGACCAAGGACTGGAGCAAACCGGTCAAATCGACCGACCTGATCGACTGGGAAAACGTTTTCCGTTTTACTCTTCACAAGTTCGTGGACCCATACGCCGCGGTGCGTCTGGAGTCGCAGTTCGCCGATGCCTCCAATCCGGACAAGAAAATCTATCTCAATCCGTTGAAACTGACCGAGTCCATCGGCGCCTCGCGCGACATCTATAAAAAGGAAAAAGACTTCGTTACGACTCGCCTCGGTCTGGCGGCTCGGCAGATTTTCATGCGCAGTGCTGATACTTCCACGGCCAATCTCGATATTGTCGACACGACCTACTTCGACAACGGTATGGAATCGGTCACCGATGCCGAGTTCGTGCTTAACGAGAATCTGAAATACACCGGCAAACTGACCCTGTACAAGGCGTTTTACTTCTCCAAGGAAGACGAAGTGGGCAACGATTATTGGAAGGCGGTCGATGTGAACTGGGAGAATATCGTCTCGGCTTCGTTGACCAAGATCATCACCGTCAATCTTTATACCCAGCTTTTGTACGACAAGGAGATCAGCAAGAAAGGTCGTTTCAAAGAGACCCTCGCGATCGGTTTCGTATTCAAGATGTTATAG